One part of the Halococcus saccharolyticus DSM 5350 genome encodes these proteins:
- a CDS encoding phosphate acyltransferase, producing the protein GDQPLQYGPDYIIPKPVDPRVLFEVTPAVARAAMDSGAARTDLDTDEYVEELEARLGKSREMMRVVLNKAKADPKRVVLAEGDDEKMIRAAHQIDEQGIAHPVLIGDQEVITDTMDSLGLAFDPEIVDPDTANLRPYAERLAELRQRKGVTHTEAEDLLRDENHLGSVMVEMGDADAMLTGLTHDYPSALRPPLRIIGTHDDANYAAGVYLLAFKDRVVFCADATVNQEPDADVLAEVTEHTADLARRFNIEPRAALLSYSDFGSVDNEGTRKPRAAARKLREDSTVEFPVDGEMQADTAVVEEMLSGTYDFSELDEPANVLIFPNLEAGNIGYKLLQRLGGAEAIGPMLVGMDKPVHVLQRGDEVKDIVNLASVVVVDAQENGIGE; encoded by the coding sequence GGCGACCAACCACTCCAGTACGGCCCCGACTACATCATCCCCAAACCCGTCGATCCTCGCGTCCTCTTTGAAGTCACGCCTGCCGTGGCACGGGCGGCGATGGACTCCGGGGCCGCCCGAACCGACCTCGACACCGACGAATACGTCGAGGAGCTTGAGGCCCGTCTCGGCAAGTCCCGCGAGATGATGCGCGTCGTGCTCAACAAGGCGAAAGCCGATCCCAAGCGGGTGGTGCTCGCCGAGGGCGACGACGAGAAGATGATCCGCGCTGCCCATCAGATCGACGAGCAGGGCATCGCCCACCCCGTCCTCATTGGCGACCAGGAAGTCATCACCGACACGATGGATTCGCTCGGGCTGGCGTTCGATCCCGAGATCGTCGATCCCGATACGGCGAACCTCAGGCCCTACGCCGAACGACTCGCAGAGCTGCGTCAGCGCAAGGGCGTCACTCATACCGAGGCCGAAGACCTCCTGCGCGACGAGAACCACCTCGGCAGCGTGATGGTCGAGATGGGTGATGCCGACGCGATGCTTACCGGCCTGACGCACGACTACCCCTCCGCGCTGCGTCCACCATTGCGGATCATCGGGACGCACGATGATGCGAACTACGCGGCGGGAGTCTACTTGCTGGCGTTCAAGGATCGGGTCGTGTTCTGTGCCGACGCCACCGTCAATCAGGAACCCGATGCGGACGTCCTCGCCGAGGTCACTGAGCACACCGCCGATCTCGCTCGACGGTTCAACATCGAACCGCGGGCGGCGCTGCTGTCGTACTCGGATTTCGGCAGTGTCGACAACGAAGGGACGCGCAAGCCCCGTGCGGCCGCCCGGAAACTCCGTGAGGACTCCACTGTCGAGTTCCCGGTCGACGGCGAGATGCAGGCCGACACCGCCGTCGTCGAGGAGATGCTCAGCGGCACCTACGATTTCTCGGAGTTGGACGAACCGGCGAACGTCCTCATCTTCCCGAACTTAGAGGCGGGCAACATCGGCTACAAGCTGCTCCAGCGCCTCGGCGGTGCCGAAGCGATCGGCCCGATGCTGGTCGGCATGGACAAACCCGTTCACGTCCTCCAGCGCGGCGACGAGGTCAAGGATATCGTCAATCTGGCGAGCGTTGTAGTGGTCGACGCCCAGGAGAACGGCATCGGCGAGTGA
- a CDS encoding isocitrate/isopropylmalate dehydrogenase family protein has product METYDIAVIPGDGIGTEVTSAAMEVLDTVAEKHDFALERSTYDWGTERYLEEGAMMPDDGLDRIESADSIFLGAVGHPEVPDHVTLNGLLLPIRKGFDQYICKRPNKLFEGIESPLRGYGADDIDLVVYRENTEGEYANVGGREHHGFSNEVAVQSGLFTRKGTERIVCSAFEAATEREGHLTSITKSNAQAHSMVFWDDIVEEVAADFPEVEVRSLLVDRASMDLVRRPEEFDVVVASNLFGDISTDIAAIITGSLGLAPSGNINEENDYPDMFEPVHGSAPDIVGEGIANPLASILTGAMMFEYLDDGKDAAADDLWNAVEAQLADESAPRTPDLGGDAKTVDVVSDLSDRL; this is encoded by the coding sequence ATGGAGACGTACGACATAGCCGTCATTCCAGGCGACGGTATCGGTACCGAGGTCACGAGCGCCGCGATGGAAGTGCTCGACACGGTTGCGGAAAAGCACGACTTCGCGCTCGAACGGTCGACATATGACTGGGGCACCGAACGCTATCTGGAGGAGGGCGCGATGATGCCCGACGACGGACTCGATCGAATCGAGTCGGCGGATTCGATCTTCCTCGGTGCCGTCGGCCATCCCGAGGTGCCCGACCACGTGACGCTCAACGGGCTCCTCCTCCCGATCCGGAAAGGGTTCGACCAGTACATCTGCAAGCGACCGAACAAGCTGTTCGAGGGTATCGAGAGCCCGCTTCGAGGCTACGGGGCGGATGACATCGATCTCGTCGTCTACCGCGAGAACACGGAGGGCGAGTATGCGAACGTCGGCGGCCGGGAACACCACGGCTTCAGCAACGAGGTCGCCGTCCAGTCCGGACTGTTCACCCGAAAAGGAACCGAACGGATCGTCTGCAGCGCGTTCGAAGCGGCGACCGAGCGCGAGGGCCATCTCACCTCGATCACCAAATCGAACGCCCAGGCCCACTCGATGGTCTTCTGGGACGACATCGTCGAGGAGGTTGCCGCAGACTTCCCCGAGGTGGAGGTCAGGAGCCTGCTCGTCGACCGTGCCTCGATGGATCTCGTCCGTCGGCCCGAGGAGTTCGACGTCGTCGTGGCCTCCAACCTGTTCGGCGACATCTCTACGGATATCGCTGCGATCATCACCGGCAGTCTCGGGCTCGCTCCCTCCGGCAACATCAACGAGGAGAACGACTACCCCGACATGTTCGAGCCGGTCCACGGGAGCGCACCTGACATCGTCGGTGAGGGGATCGCCAACCCGCTCGCGTCGATTCTGACCGGCGCGATGATGTTCGAGTACCTCGACGATGGCAAGGACGCCGCCGCGGACGATCTCTGGAACGCCGTCGAGGCACAGCTCGCCGACGAGTCGGCACCGCGCACGCCCGATCTCGGTGGCGATGCGAAGACAGTCGATGTCGTCTCGGACCTCAGCGACCGACTGTAG
- the ddh gene encoding D-2-hydroxyacid dehydrogenase: protein MTDRPELRRLCVHESIGNKIPKEGFVEAFDELSIPVELVGDDETYDETDAVASFEPRPEFLDAGWVHVIRAGYDAFDTNAYETERTPLTNSTGIHGTTVGEIGVGYMLSLARMLHIYRDHQNDGDWYEPDYSRPFTVEDERLCVIGLGTLGQGISERADALGMDVVGVRRSGESVPGVSEVYHPDDLHDAIADARFVAVAVPHTPSTEGMISTAEFEAMRDDAYLINVARGPIVDEDALIDALDSGTIAGAGLDVFETEPLPEESPLWDFEEVIISPHRGSATNQYHLDIAELVAENVRRYQDGESLKNRVA, encoded by the coding sequence ATGACCGACCGTCCCGAGTTACGACGACTCTGTGTTCACGAATCGATCGGCAACAAGATCCCGAAAGAGGGTTTCGTCGAGGCGTTCGACGAGCTATCGATCCCGGTAGAGCTCGTCGGTGACGACGAAACGTACGACGAGACGGACGCAGTCGCCTCGTTCGAGCCCCGCCCAGAGTTCCTCGACGCCGGCTGGGTACACGTCATCCGCGCGGGCTACGATGCGTTCGACACCAACGCGTACGAGACCGAAAGAACTCCTCTGACGAACAGTACGGGGATTCATGGCACCACCGTCGGAGAGATCGGCGTCGGCTACATGCTCTCGCTGGCCCGTATGCTCCACATCTATCGGGACCATCAGAACGACGGCGACTGGTACGAGCCGGACTATAGCCGGCCCTTTACCGTCGAGGACGAGCGCTTGTGCGTCATCGGTCTCGGGACGCTCGGCCAGGGGATCAGCGAGCGCGCGGATGCGCTCGGAATGGACGTCGTCGGCGTCCGTCGCTCGGGGGAATCGGTCCCGGGCGTTTCCGAGGTGTACCACCCCGACGACCTCCACGACGCCATCGCCGACGCCCGTTTCGTCGCGGTCGCCGTCCCACACACGCCGTCGACGGAGGGGATGATCAGCACCGCCGAGTTCGAAGCGATGCGCGACGACGCGTATCTGATCAACGTCGCCCGGGGACCGATCGTCGACGAGGACGCACTCATCGACGCGCTCGACTCGGGCACGATCGCCGGTGCGGGGCTGGACGTCTTCGAGACCGAACCCCTCCCCGAGGAGTCGCCGCTGTGGGACTTCGAGGAGGTCATCATCTCGCCGCACCGCGGGTCGGCGACGAACCAGTATCACCTCGACATCGCCGAATTGGTCGCCGAGAACGTCCGTCGGTATCAGGACGGCGAGTCGTTGAAGAATCGCGTCGCCTGA